A window of Staphylococcus sp. 17KM0847 contains these coding sequences:
- the allC gene encoding allantoate deiminase, with protein MDIRTMFERLDKQFTSYGGLKGGGITRLLYSDEWIEAVKALEKLLKEEGFEVSFDDVGNLTGRIEGSEQPEETIMSGSHIDTVVEGGHLDGQFGILSAIVAMKYLKEKYGQPKKSLEVLSLAEEEGSRFPYTFWGSKNFFNLANTKDVETIADAEGVQFIDAMTRSGFQFRQNDTVRDDIKAFVEMHIEQGKVLETEQKSIGVVTGIVGQKRYTINLKGEANHAGTTPMGLRKDAVVAFTEIVQRLVQRAEEIGDPLVLTFGHVTPVPNTVNVVPGEVEFSVDCRHIDQEVLNTFAKEIETTIKEIAEQRGMDVNINLWMDETPTLMDDAIIEKVEASAEEIVGAAYKVMPSGAGHDSQIFAKHVPTGMIFVPSIKGISHNVEEETLVEDLVKGIEVLASVLYKLAY; from the coding sequence TTGGATATTCGTACAATGTTTGAACGTTTAGATAAACAGTTTACAAGCTATGGTGGTCTTAAAGGTGGAGGAATCACAAGATTGCTATATTCAGATGAATGGATAGAAGCCGTGAAGGCATTAGAAAAGCTCCTTAAAGAAGAAGGATTTGAAGTGTCATTCGATGATGTTGGTAATCTCACAGGTCGTATAGAAGGCAGTGAACAACCTGAAGAGACGATTATGTCAGGTTCTCATATCGATACAGTTGTAGAAGGTGGCCACTTAGATGGTCAATTTGGTATTTTATCTGCAATTGTTGCAATGAAATATTTGAAAGAAAAGTACGGTCAACCTAAAAAATCTCTTGAAGTGTTGTCACTTGCTGAAGAAGAAGGAAGTCGATTCCCATATACATTCTGGGGAAGTAAAAATTTCTTCAATTTAGCAAATACTAAAGATGTTGAAACGATTGCAGATGCAGAAGGTGTTCAATTTATTGATGCGATGACGCGTTCAGGCTTCCAATTCCGTCAAAATGATACAGTACGTGACGATATTAAAGCCTTTGTAGAAATGCATATTGAGCAAGGTAAAGTATTGGAAACAGAGCAAAAATCAATTGGTGTTGTTACAGGTATCGTGGGACAAAAACGATACACGATTAACTTAAAAGGTGAAGCCAATCATGCAGGTACTACACCAATGGGATTACGTAAAGATGCGGTTGTAGCATTTACTGAAATTGTACAACGCCTTGTTCAGCGTGCAGAAGAAATAGGCGATCCATTGGTTTTAACATTTGGACATGTCACACCAGTTCCAAATACTGTGAATGTTGTACCGGGTGAAGTTGAATTTTCGGTAGATTGTAGGCATATAGATCAAGAAGTATTAAATACGTTTGCAAAAGAGATTGAAACTACAATTAAAGAAATTGCAGAGCAAAGAGGAATGGATGTCAATATTAATTTATGGATGGATGAGACACCGACATTAATGGATGATGCCATTATTGAGAAAGTGGAAGCCTCTGCAGAAGAAATTGTCGGTGCAGCTTATAAGGTAATGCCTTCAGGAGCAGGACATGATTCACAAATTTTTGCGAAACATGTGCCAACGGGTATGATATTTGTGCCGTCAATTAAAGGTATTTCACACAATGTTGAAGAGGAAACACTAGTAGAAGATTTAGTGAAGGGTATAGAAGTATTAGCCAGCGTTTTATATAAATTAGCATATTAA
- the allE gene encoding (S)-ureidoglycine aminohydrolase has translation MGYLNHQQGYREGLLESRAIIKKDNFALITPDGLVNNVVPGFEDCDITILGSPRLGARFVDYLVTVKNQGGHKQGFAGEGVQSFVYVVSGAIKAKADGKEYELNQGGYLYVPPHLKLTFENNNSGEDSRLFLYKKRYQEAENVGKPEVVSGNVHDIKQEAYEGMEEVLIQDLLPKSLAFDMNIHILSFKPGASHGYVETHVQEHGAYVLSGRGMYNLDNNWVPVDKGDYIFMGAYSPQATYAIGLDEPFAYIYSKDANRDIEL, from the coding sequence GTGGGTTATTTAAATCATCAACAAGGTTATAGAGAAGGTTTATTGGAATCAAGAGCGATTATTAAGAAAGATAATTTTGCACTAATTACACCAGATGGCTTAGTTAATAATGTTGTGCCTGGATTTGAAGATTGCGATATTACCATCTTAGGTTCACCAAGATTGGGTGCAAGATTTGTTGACTATCTCGTAACTGTTAAAAACCAAGGGGGACATAAGCAAGGATTCGCAGGAGAGGGCGTACAATCATTTGTTTATGTTGTATCAGGTGCTATTAAAGCAAAAGCAGATGGCAAAGAATACGAACTGAATCAAGGGGGCTATTTATACGTTCCACCACATTTAAAATTGACGTTTGAAAATAATAATAGTGGCGAAGATAGCCGTTTGTTCTTATATAAAAAGCGTTATCAAGAAGCCGAAAATGTAGGTAAACCAGAAGTGGTCTCAGGTAATGTTCATGACATTAAACAAGAAGCATATGAAGGTATGGAAGAAGTGTTAATTCAAGATTTACTCCCTAAATCTCTAGCATTTGATATGAATATTCATATTTTATCATTTAAGCCTGGAGCGTCACATGGTTATGTTGAAACACATGTTCAAGAACATGGGGCATATGTATTAAGTGGTAGAGGTATGTATAACCTTGACAATAACTGGGTTCCAGTAGATAAAGGGGATTATATCTTTATGGGTGCATATTCTCCACAAGCGACATATGCAATCGGTTTAGATGAGCCATTTGCATACATTTACTCTAAAGATGCTAATAGAGATATTGAACTTTAA
- the allD gene encoding ureidoglycolate dehydrogenase, translated as MKVTKAELFKLIKKKLMKAGLQETSAERVSDVLVFADHRGIHSHGAVRVEYYAERIAKGGITVHPEYQFEKTGPSSGIYFGDNGPGHEVAYYAMEEAIAMAEKNGVAIVGMKNISHSGALGYFVEMAAKKDMLAISMCQSDPMVVPFGGTEPYFGTNPIAFSCPTNDERLITFDMATTVQAWGKVLDARSKNKDIPNTWAVDASGQPTTNSRDVHALLPIAGPKGYGLMMMVDILSGSLLGVPHGIHVSSMYQDLTKGRDLGQLHIVINPSFFTDPKAFKQQISTMLDELKQQPAAKGYDEIFYPGERGKLRAQNYDKEGIEITDEIYAYLVSDDIHYDRYHGKNRFAE; from the coding sequence ATGAAAGTAACAAAAGCCGAATTGTTTAAATTGATTAAGAAAAAATTGATGAAAGCAGGTTTACAAGAAACATCGGCAGAACGTGTTTCGGATGTGCTGGTTTTTGCTGATCATCGTGGTATTCATTCTCATGGAGCAGTGCGCGTAGAATATTATGCTGAAAGAATTGCAAAAGGAGGTATCACAGTTCATCCTGAATATCAATTTGAAAAAACAGGACCATCATCAGGTATCTATTTCGGCGATAATGGTCCGGGTCACGAAGTAGCATATTATGCAATGGAAGAAGCTATTGCTATGGCTGAGAAAAATGGTGTAGCGATTGTTGGGATGAAAAACATCTCACATAGTGGTGCGTTAGGTTACTTTGTAGAAATGGCAGCTAAAAAAGATATGTTAGCGATAAGCATGTGCCAATCAGATCCAATGGTAGTACCATTTGGGGGAACAGAGCCATATTTTGGTACCAATCCTATTGCGTTTAGTTGTCCAACAAATGATGAAAGATTGATTACATTTGACATGGCGACGACTGTACAAGCATGGGGAAAAGTACTCGATGCGCGTAGTAAAAACAAAGATATTCCAAATACATGGGCAGTAGATGCATCGGGTCAACCAACGACAAACTCTAGAGATGTCCATGCGTTATTACCAATAGCTGGTCCAAAAGGTTATGGTTTGATGATGATGGTCGACATTCTCTCTGGATCACTACTCGGTGTTCCACACGGTATACATGTATCTTCAATGTATCAAGATTTAACAAAAGGTCGAGACTTAGGTCAACTTCATATTGTTATTAATCCGTCATTTTTCACAGACCCTAAAGCATTTAAACAACAGATTTCAACGATGTTAGATGAACTCAAACAGCAACCAGCTGCAAAAGGATACGATGAAATATTCTATCCAGGTGAACGTGGTAAGTTAAGAGCCCAAAATTATGATAAAGAGGGCATAGAAATTACAGATGAAATTTATGCATATTTGGTTAGTGATGATATTCATTACGATAGGTATCATGGGAAAAATCGATTTGCAGAATAG
- the allB gene encoding allantoinase AllB yields the protein MKFETLIKNGLVILEDEAKEVDIGIADGKIVEIGKDLGEAEEVIDAKGLIVSPGMIDAHVHITEPGGGYRDDWEGYETGTRGSAKGGVTTIIEMPLNQVPATKDRESIQIKYEAGKGKLAVDVASYGGLVPYNLNGGIQELDKDGVIAYKCFVATCGDRSIDGDFMNVDDYSLYEGMKQIAKTGKILSIHAENAEITDRLGQIAYENGETTMAAYVDSRPAFTEVEPIQKLILFAKETGCRIHIVHVACEEGVEAIVQAQKEGVDVTCETCTHYLYFYKEELDDIGPVVKCSPPIREKSRLEGMWQRVLNGDINFVTSDHSPCNPELKDKDNAFEAWGGIAGVQNNVDVLFDEGVQKRNMTLTRFAEIIAKNPAERFGLKDKGSIAKGKDADFVLIKKDAPYTLKAEDLAYRHQISPYIGREIGAQVVKTILRGTTIYDQKEGLSETFTGTFIKK from the coding sequence ATGAAATTTGAAACTTTAATTAAAAATGGTTTGGTTATTTTAGAAGATGAAGCAAAAGAGGTTGATATTGGTATTGCAGATGGCAAAATTGTTGAGATAGGTAAAGATTTAGGAGAAGCTGAAGAAGTGATTGATGCAAAAGGATTAATCGTTTCACCGGGTATGATTGACGCACATGTTCATATTACTGAACCGGGTGGAGGTTATCGTGATGACTGGGAAGGCTATGAGACAGGAACAAGAGGTTCCGCTAAAGGTGGCGTTACAACAATTATCGAGATGCCACTAAACCAAGTACCAGCAACGAAAGATCGTGAATCTATTCAAATTAAATATGAAGCAGGCAAAGGTAAATTAGCAGTTGATGTTGCAAGTTATGGTGGACTTGTACCTTATAATCTCAATGGTGGTATTCAAGAATTAGATAAAGATGGAGTTATTGCATATAAGTGTTTTGTTGCAACGTGTGGAGATCGTTCAATTGATGGAGATTTCATGAATGTAGATGATTACTCACTGTATGAAGGTATGAAACAAATTGCAAAAACGGGCAAAATATTATCTATTCATGCTGAAAATGCAGAAATTACGGATAGACTTGGACAAATTGCATATGAAAATGGTGAAACTACGATGGCAGCTTATGTCGATAGTCGACCTGCCTTTACAGAAGTAGAACCTATTCAAAAACTCATTTTATTTGCAAAAGAAACAGGTTGTCGTATTCACATTGTACATGTTGCGTGTGAAGAAGGAGTCGAAGCGATTGTTCAAGCGCAAAAAGAAGGTGTAGATGTTACGTGTGAAACATGTACGCATTACTTATACTTCTACAAAGAAGAATTAGATGATATTGGGCCAGTTGTTAAATGTTCACCACCAATTCGTGAAAAATCACGTTTAGAAGGTATGTGGCAACGTGTATTAAACGGAGATATTAACTTTGTAACAAGCGACCATTCACCATGTAACCCAGAATTGAAAGACAAAGACAATGCATTTGAAGCATGGGGTGGTATTGCAGGTGTTCAGAACAATGTAGACGTTTTGTTTGATGAAGGTGTACAAAAACGGAATATGACATTAACACGTTTTGCAGAAATTATTGCAAAGAATCCTGCTGAAAGATTTGGGTTAAAAGATAAAGGTAGTATTGCCAAAGGTAAAGATGCAGACTTTGTATTGATTAAAAAAGACGCGCCTTATACACTCAAAGCAGAGGATTTGGCTTATAGACATCAAATTAGCCCATATATCGGTCGTGAAATTGGTGCACAGGTTGTTAAAACAATTTTACGTGGTACAACGATTTATGATCAAAAAGAAGGATTATCAGAAACATTCACAGGTACTTTTATTAAAAAATAG
- the fdrA gene encoding acyl-CoA synthetase FdrA encodes MLYTVIKENTYQDSIVLMLLSNKLSGIDGVNKASVMMGTPANKDIFKSSGLGTEELEQAGPNDIVIVIDTEDSEKVQIVQDEVEAALKGESETTNDSEVKEAISWKQALDLADNPNLALISIPGTYAAMEAENALNHNLNVFMFSDNVPKDEEVRLKKLAHEKGLLVMGPDCGTGVIHGVPLAFTNTVNKGDIGIIGASGTGIQEVTTIIDRLGQGVTNAIGTGGRDLSTEVGAITMIDSIKALNADPTVKVITVISKPPAKEVQEKVMNTLRNIEKPIVTLFLGHKPTYDEQNIYNAYTLEEAAVVSVQLSKGEKPSYEPHCVGDISVNLQPEQQGIKGFYSGGTLAYEAAILIQDALNLTGEHEEGYTLKSKMHEVIDLGDDMYTQGKPHPMIDPEIRKEKLRQAADDDQAAVIMLDNVIGYGSHDDMASELAPIISEVIHKTREQGREIVVLATVVGTEQDYQGYHRQQNILKDAGAVICDTNDQMVRTAIALIGGKVEQPEKTVETFDVIEDTLTVDEKVLNLINNKPSVINIGLKSFTTALQDHDAKYVQFNWKPIAGGNTELIKVLQFLNHYKEEAK; translated from the coding sequence ATGCTTTATACAGTAATAAAAGAAAACACTTATCAAGATTCAATAGTGCTGATGTTACTTTCGAATAAATTGAGCGGTATTGATGGCGTCAATAAGGCTTCTGTAATGATGGGGACGCCTGCAAATAAAGATATCTTTAAGTCGTCTGGATTAGGAACAGAAGAATTAGAGCAAGCGGGTCCAAACGATATTGTTATCGTTATTGATACAGAAGATTCTGAAAAAGTTCAAATAGTGCAAGATGAGGTTGAAGCAGCATTAAAAGGTGAATCTGAAACAACGAATGATTCAGAGGTAAAAGAAGCAATCAGTTGGAAGCAAGCATTAGATTTGGCCGATAATCCTAATTTAGCATTAATATCGATCCCTGGAACATACGCAGCTATGGAAGCAGAGAATGCTTTAAATCATAACTTGAATGTATTTATGTTTAGTGACAATGTTCCAAAAGATGAAGAGGTTAGACTTAAAAAGTTAGCGCATGAAAAAGGATTGCTCGTAATGGGTCCTGACTGTGGTACCGGTGTTATTCATGGCGTGCCTTTAGCATTTACAAATACAGTTAATAAAGGTGATATAGGAATCATTGGTGCGTCGGGTACGGGTATTCAAGAGGTAACAACGATTATTGACCGGTTAGGACAAGGTGTTACAAATGCGATTGGTACAGGTGGTAGAGATTTATCTACTGAGGTAGGTGCCATTACAATGATAGATAGTATTAAAGCACTTAACGCAGATCCAACTGTTAAAGTCATTACTGTTATTTCTAAACCGCCAGCAAAAGAAGTACAAGAAAAAGTAATGAACACATTGAGAAATATCGAAAAACCAATAGTTACATTATTTTTAGGACATAAACCAACTTATGATGAGCAAAATATTTATAATGCTTATACATTGGAGGAAGCAGCGGTCGTATCAGTTCAACTTTCAAAAGGTGAAAAACCATCCTACGAACCACATTGTGTAGGGGATATTAGCGTAAATCTACAACCTGAACAACAAGGGATTAAAGGTTTTTACTCAGGTGGAACGTTAGCATACGAAGCAGCAATTTTAATTCAAGATGCATTGAATTTAACAGGTGAACATGAAGAAGGATATACATTGAAATCTAAGATGCACGAGGTGATTGACTTAGGTGATGATATGTATACGCAAGGTAAACCTCATCCAATGATTGATCCAGAAATCCGTAAAGAAAAATTAAGACAAGCAGCAGATGATGACCAAGCAGCAGTGATTATGCTTGATAATGTCATAGGTTATGGTAGTCATGATGATATGGCGAGTGAACTTGCGCCGATTATTTCAGAAGTTATTCATAAAACACGTGAACAAGGTCGTGAAATTGTAGTGCTTGCGACAGTAGTAGGTACAGAACAAGATTATCAAGGTTATCATCGTCAGCAAAACATTTTGAAAGACGCAGGAGCAGTCATTTGTGATACGAATGATCAAATGGTACGTACAGCTATTGCGTTAATTGGTGGAAAAGTAGAACAACCAGAAAAAACAGTAGAGACATTTGATGTTATTGAAGACACATTAACTGTGGATGAAAAAGTATTAAATCTTATTAATAACAAACCAAGCGTTATTAATATTGGTTTGAAAAGTTTTACAACAGCCTTACAGGATCATGATGCCAAATATGTACAGTTCAATTGGAAACCTATAGCAGGTGGCAATACAGAACTTATTAAAGTGTTACAGTTTTTAAATCATTATAAAGAGGAGGCTAAATAA
- a CDS encoding alpha/beta hydrolase, whose amino-acid sequence MEHVTIFANSDYQLHGTLYRAAKTCHRVMIYFHGGGFIFGQRDDLPDEYVDVITRTYHLLTVDYRLLPESSWDDIVDDLKHINAYVSQNFKTAYCMGRSAGGFLALTYATLFDIAGVIDFYGFYNLSHSAFYRLPTNHQNIAHMLSGHLKHSLIKRTVTTNEPPQPRFLLYLYYRERGIWPSLIHYNISNEQLKKPPKLFIAHAINDPDVPIAYSIDLANIHNNAKLVKINSHIHDFDSEVTEANIQLYEQACEYIL is encoded by the coding sequence ATGGAACACGTTACTATTTTTGCCAATTCAGATTATCAGTTACATGGAACCCTCTATCGTGCTGCAAAAACTTGTCATCGCGTCATGATTTATTTCCACGGTGGTGGGTTTATATTTGGACAAAGAGATGATCTACCTGATGAATATGTTGATGTGATTACGCGTACATATCATTTACTGACTGTGGATTATCGCTTATTACCCGAGTCAAGTTGGGATGATATTGTCGATGATTTGAAACATATTAACGCTTACGTCTCCCAAAACTTTAAAACTGCTTATTGTATGGGACGTTCAGCTGGTGGTTTTTTAGCTCTTACTTATGCTACGCTTTTCGATATTGCAGGTGTTATTGATTTTTATGGTTTTTATAACTTATCGCATTCAGCATTTTATCGATTGCCAACGAACCACCAAAATATAGCTCATATGTTAAGTGGCCATCTGAAACATTCATTAATAAAAAGAACTGTCACAACAAACGAACCACCTCAACCACGCTTTTTGCTCTATTTATATTATCGAGAACGTGGTATATGGCCATCTCTTATCCATTACAATATTTCGAATGAACAACTTAAAAAACCACCTAAACTATTTATCGCCCATGCTATTAATGACCCTGATGTGCCTATTGCATACAGTATCGACTTAGCAAACATCCATAATAATGCTAAACTTGTCAAAATAAATAGTCATATACATGACTTTGATAGTGAAGTAACCGAAGCAAACATCCAACTTTATGAACAAGCTTGTGAATATATCTTATAG
- the allD gene encoding ureidoglycolate dehydrogenase, with amino-acid sequence MDDALVYVNRDELRALFLKLLIHSGLPEKYAEKTADLMIFADERGIHSHGSVRAEYYANRIKAKGYNLNPKLTFERTSPCTGLYHGDNAVGHYVAYKAMEEAIAMAKENGVAIVGVKEMGHSGAIGYFAKQAALEGMVALTVCQSDPMVVPFGGTKPYFGTNPIAFATPRKEGEPIVFDMATTVQAWGKILDARSKGKDIPETWAVDSEGNPTTNPHNVAALLPIAGPKGYGLMMMIDILAGTLLGLPFGQHVTSMYKDLSEYRRLGQLHIVINPAFFGDRDAFLAQVAQMVEELHAITPAQGFDQVYYPGEIQETVVKKYQETGIPVAREIYDYLLSKAE; translated from the coding sequence GTGGATGACGCACTAGTTTATGTTAACAGAGATGAACTGAGAGCATTGTTTTTAAAATTATTAATCCATTCAGGATTACCTGAAAAATATGCAGAAAAAACTGCAGATTTAATGATCTTTGCTGATGAACGTGGGATTCATTCCCACGGCTCAGTAAGGGCAGAGTACTATGCTAATCGCATTAAAGCTAAAGGGTATAATTTGAATCCTAAACTGACATTTGAGCGTACAAGTCCTTGTACAGGTTTATATCATGGTGATAATGCAGTGGGTCACTATGTTGCTTATAAAGCGATGGAAGAGGCAATTGCTATGGCAAAAGAAAATGGTGTAGCGATTGTAGGTGTCAAAGAAATGGGACATAGTGGTGCGATAGGTTATTTTGCAAAACAAGCGGCATTAGAAGGAATGGTGGCACTTACAGTATGTCAATCGGATCCAATGGTAGTCCCTTTTGGAGGAACTAAGCCATATTTTGGTACAAATCCAATCGCATTTGCTACACCGAGAAAAGAGGGTGAACCGATCGTTTTTGATATGGCAACGACTGTACAAGCATGGGGGAAAATTCTCGATGCAAGAAGTAAAGGCAAAGATATCCCAGAAACATGGGCAGTAGATAGTGAAGGCAATCCTACGACAAATCCACATAACGTTGCGGCGTTACTTCCTATTGCGGGGCCAAAAGGTTATGGATTAATGATGATGATTGATATTTTGGCAGGAACACTATTAGGTTTACCATTTGGTCAGCACGTAACGTCTATGTATAAAGACTTATCTGAATATAGACGACTGGGACAATTGCATATTGTGATTAACCCAGCTTTTTTTGGCGATCGAGATGCGTTTTTAGCACAAGTTGCTCAAATGGTAGAAGAGTTGCATGCTATTACTCCAGCTCAAGGATTTGATCAAGTGTACTATCCTGGAGAAATCCAAGAGACAGTCGTTAAAAAGTATCAAGAAACAGGTATACCAGTTGCTCGAGAAATTTATGATTACTTGTTATCTAAAGCCGAATAA
- a CDS encoding DUF1116 domain-containing protein — MNFKTIDEANRAVVDKVIAASPFLTDVVPAHTVIPELEKHVLLHAGPPMTYQDMTDPMQGSCVGAILFEGWAKDEAAARQLLEEDKIKFIPCHHVNAVGPMGGITSMSMPVLVVVNKEHGNEAYCQMNEGIGAVLRFGAYNEQVVSRLHWMKDVLGPTLSKALRSIEDGLNINVLIAKAIAMGDEFHQRNIAASYAFLRDIAPIISNLEDVTQQDKTDVLQFLSDTDQFFLNIAMATGKSMMDAARTIEAGTIVTAMCRNGKEFGIRIAGMGDQWFTGPVNTPQGLYFTGYSAEDANTDIGDSAITETIGVGGMSMIAAPAVTRFVGTGGFNDALETSNEMMEICTTENPNFIIPTWNFKGAPLGIDARKVVETGITPVINTGIAHKIAGYGQIGAGTVHPPIECFEKAITAYAKKLGYQS, encoded by the coding sequence ATGAATTTCAAGACAATAGATGAAGCGAACCGAGCGGTTGTTGATAAAGTGATTGCTGCGTCTCCATTTTTAACAGATGTTGTGCCAGCGCATACTGTTATTCCAGAACTTGAAAAGCATGTCCTATTACATGCAGGACCACCAATGACATATCAAGATATGACAGACCCAATGCAAGGTTCGTGTGTCGGAGCAATTCTATTTGAAGGTTGGGCAAAAGATGAAGCAGCAGCACGTCAACTTTTAGAAGAAGATAAAATTAAGTTTATACCGTGTCATCATGTCAATGCGGTGGGACCAATGGGTGGTATCACTTCTATGAGTATGCCTGTTCTTGTTGTTGTAAATAAAGAACATGGCAACGAAGCCTATTGTCAAATGAATGAAGGTATTGGAGCGGTATTGCGCTTTGGTGCTTATAATGAACAAGTTGTATCAAGACTTCATTGGATGAAAGATGTACTTGGTCCTACTTTGAGCAAAGCACTACGCTCAATTGAAGATGGTTTGAATATCAATGTATTAATCGCTAAAGCAATTGCAATGGGTGATGAGTTTCATCAGCGTAATATTGCTGCGTCATATGCATTTTTAAGAGATATAGCACCTATTATTTCAAACCTTGAAGATGTGACGCAACAAGATAAAACAGATGTCTTACAGTTTTTATCAGATACCGACCAGTTCTTCTTAAATATTGCAATGGCTACCGGAAAATCAATGATGGATGCTGCGCGTACGATAGAAGCAGGTACAATTGTAACTGCAATGTGTCGAAATGGTAAAGAATTTGGGATTAGAATTGCAGGGATGGGTGATCAATGGTTTACAGGCCCTGTTAATACGCCACAAGGTCTATATTTCACAGGTTATTCAGCAGAAGATGCAAACACAGATATTGGAGACTCAGCTATTACTGAAACAATTGGTGTAGGTGGTATGTCTATGATTGCAGCACCTGCTGTAACACGATTCGTTGGAACAGGTGGATTTAATGATGCACTTGAAACATCTAACGAAATGATGGAAATTTGTACAACAGAAAATCCAAACTTTATTATTCCAACTTGGAACTTCAAAGGCGCACCATTAGGTATTGATGCGAGAAAAGTAGTTGAAACAGGTATTACACCAGTGATTAATACAGGTATTGCACACAAGATTGCAGGTTATGGTCAAATTGGTGCTGGGACAGTACATCCACCCATTGAATGTTTCGAAAAAGCGATTACTGCCTATGCTAAAAAATTAGGGTATCAATCTTGA
- a CDS encoding M20 family metallo-hydrolase codes for MNIHRILSTLNSFNNLGISTKLEGINRLAFTHNERLAALKFSMYCQELGMHVYFDKIGNVIARKEGKYNDLPAVVIGSHIDTVPEGGQYDGLLGVVGALEVVRHLHDMNIVTDHPIEIIAFSCEESARFNVATVGSKYLCGMLNEEDMKTLKDAEGQTLLDVVQSMTSTDSNHTSNHNNNNMKAFLELHIEQGPILENKQKDIGIVTHIAAPERFKVQLTGTTSHSGSTPMPMRKDAMTCGAEIIVNVESIANQYHQDGIVATVGGVDVTPNTMNAVPGDVTLLIDIRGIDKEVRSTVAHEIKTMIEQITQNRKIDVAIDSLGQDTPVKLSESIANIIEEKAKLQNLNAYKMFSGAGHDAMNMANFCPTSMIFIPCKDGISHSPKESVTTEQIENGISLLIDTAIDLASSSTKL; via the coding sequence ATGAACATTCATCGTATACTATCTACTTTAAATAGTTTTAACAATTTAGGAATTAGTACAAAATTAGAAGGAATCAATCGACTTGCTTTTACACATAATGAACGATTAGCTGCTTTAAAATTTTCTATGTATTGCCAAGAACTCGGTATGCATGTCTATTTTGATAAAATTGGAAATGTCATTGCTAGAAAAGAAGGAAAATATAATGACTTACCTGCCGTAGTCATCGGATCACATATTGATACCGTACCAGAGGGCGGACAATATGATGGGCTTCTAGGTGTCGTCGGTGCTTTAGAGGTTGTCAGACACTTGCATGATATGAACATTGTAACCGATCATCCTATTGAAATTATTGCATTCAGTTGTGAAGAGTCTGCACGCTTTAATGTTGCAACAGTTGGTAGTAAATACTTATGCGGCATGCTAAACGAAGAAGATATGAAAACGCTCAAAGATGCTGAAGGACAAACATTACTAGATGTTGTACAGTCTATGACATCAACAGACTCTAACCATACTTCTAATCATAATAACAATAATATGAAAGCCTTTTTGGAACTTCACATTGAACAAGGCCCTATTTTAGAGAATAAGCAAAAAGATATTGGTATTGTGACACATATTGCTGCACCAGAACGTTTCAAAGTACAACTCACAGGTACAACAAGTCATTCAGGTTCTACACCGATGCCCATGCGTAAAGATGCTATGACTTGTGGCGCTGAAATTATTGTAAACGTCGAATCAATTGCGAACCAGTACCACCAAGACGGTATCGTCGCAACAGTTGGTGGTGTTGATGTTACACCTAATACTATGAATGCTGTTCCGGGTGATGTCACATTATTGATTGATATTAGAGGTATTGATAAAGAGGTGCGTTCAACAGTAGCTCATGAAATTAAAACAATGATTGAACAAATCACACAAAATCGAAAAATTGATGTTGCCATTGATTCTTTGGGTCAAGATACACCGGTCAAACTTTCTGAAAGTATCGCTAATATCATAGAAGAAAAAGCTAAATTACAAAATCTTAATGCTTACAAGATGTTTAGTGGCGCAGGTCATGATGCCATGAATATGGCGAACTTCTGTCCAACAAGTATGATTTTCATTCCTTGTAAAGATGGCATTAGTCATTCTCCAAAGGAATCTGTGACAACAGAACAAATTGAAAACGGAATCAGTCTTTTAATTGATACTGCTATTGATCTCGCTTCTTCAAGTACAAAATTATAA